The DNA sequence AGATGTTCGGGCAGGTGCTGGAAACCGGATCTACCGTGGAAGATGTTCGGAAAGGGGACTTTGGGGTATTTACCGTGCGCAGGGGCTGCGGAAAATGCGCGGCATGCGAAAAGGGACGCAGCGATATGTGCCTTACCGGCGACTATACCGAAAGGGGGATTAAAGGCGCCGATGGGTTTCAGGCCGAATTTGTGGTGGACAGGGAGGCGTACTTCGTGAAGGTACCCGGAAAGATTGCAGAGATCGGGGTGCTTACCGAGCCCATGTCCGTAGCGGCAAAGGCAATCGACGAAGCGTTGCGGGTTCAGCAGGCACGGTTGAATGCCTTTGAGGATACGGACAAATGGTTCCGCGGAAAAAAGGCCCTGATAGCCGGCATCGGCCCTATTGGTTTGATGGCGGCCTTCGCACTGCGTCTGCGGGGCGCGGAAGTTGTCGGGATGGACATTGTGGATGAAGATACCTTGCGTCCCGAGGTTTTACGCCAGATCGGCGGGAAATACATTGACGGGCGCATTACGGAAACGCGCGACCTGGATGAGGTGCTGGGACAGATCGATTTCGTCTTTGAGGCCGCCGGTATTGCAAAGCTTCAGATCCAGTTAATAGATACGCTTGGGATGAATGCCATTTATTTGGCTACTGGCATTCCCGCCGGTTCCCGGCCGCTGACGGTAAATGGGGCCGAATTAATGCAGCAGCTGGTGTTGAAGAACCAGGTGTTGATAGGTAGCGTGA is a window from the Anseongella ginsenosidimutans genome containing:
- a CDS encoding alcohol dehydrogenase catalytic domain-containing protein produces the protein MRHGPGAGGRRAGGRASGQGELIIGHEMFGQVLETGSTVEDVRKGDFGVFTVRRGCGKCAACEKGRSDMCLTGDYTERGIKGADGFQAEFVVDREAYFVKVPGKIAEIGVLTEPMSVAAKAIDEALRVQQARLNAFEDTDKWFRGKKALIAGIGPIGLMAAFALRLRGAEVVGMDIVDEDTLRPEVLRQIGGKYIDGRITETRDLDEVLGQIDFVFEAAGIAKLQIQLIDTLGMNAIYLATGIPAGSRPLTVNGAELMQQLVLKNQVLIGSVNAGIEHYKAAVAYLEASLEKWPDAIRQVITERIPASDFKRALEHHSKDEIKVVVEWA